Genomic DNA from Fimbriimonas ginsengisoli Gsoil 348:
GGCGGACATTCATGAGGAAGAGTTCCCGTGGGTCGGAGCGCTACTCGAGTGGCGGCAGAAGGCGAGCGGCAGCCTGCTTCTGCGGGAATGGAAAGCGCTGGTGACGGAGCTGATCTGCGCCGACGAGCGGTTCCCCTGGAGCACCCGGATCATGGGGCGCGATCGCATGATGGCCGAACGCGACCGGCGAGCCCGGCATCAGCTCGAACGCCTGCTCGCCAACTTCGTCACCGTCGACGCCATCGTCGACGAGCGGTCGATGACTCTGTCCGAAGTCACCGCGATCTGCCGGCGGGTCTGGAAGGACGCAGACGTAAGCATTCCACCCAGCTCGGAAGTCGGCGTATGCGTCGCGGACGATCCTTACGCCCTTACCGACGTCGAAACCCTGCGCGTCATGGGGATGCTGGAAGGGGTCTTCCCTCGCCGCCGAAGCGAAGAGCCGGTGCTTACGGATTACGATCGAGAGGAGATCTCCAATCTCCGTCCCGGACATCCGCCGCTTCTGAATTCGCACGATAAGGCGGAAGCGGAGCGCGACGCCTTCTACCGGGTCTGTACCGCCGCGCGGCGGCAACTGGTGTTCAGCTATCCGCTGGCCGACGACTCGCGCGATAACATTCCGGCCTTCTATCTCACCGAGGTCGAGCGCGCTGCCGGCGGCCACGAAAAGGTGACCCGAAAGGACTGGGCTCGCACGCTTCTAGCTCCCCTGGGCGATGAATGCGTAACCGAAAACGACCGGATTCTGCGGCAATCGCTGGATGCCCCGCGCGAGTCTCCCTCCGCGGTCGAGCTGATCTCGCAAGCCGCGCGAGACGCCCTCCGTCCGGAACTCGGACATCGCTTCGCGCCGGGCGAGCTGCGCGACGCGCTGCAATGCCCGTTCCAGTACGCCTTGCGTCACCGGCTTCACCTCCGGGTTCGCCGTCGCGGCGCGCGGTGGCAATCGCTTCGCAAGCTGCCGCAGGCCTCGGGGTTGGTTGGGAAGGAGAGCCGCGAGCATGCGGAGCACGCACTGATCGAAGCGCTTCAGGCGGAGTTGGATTCGCTCTACTCGGAGGTGCCGGACTGGGAGATGCAGCTTTTGCGCGCCGGCGGGCGCCGGCTCATTCGTGAGTGGCTGCGTCGAGAGTTTCGGTCGCGCGAGATGTGGCCCAAGGAGATCGGAAGTATCCGCGGGAATGTCGCCTTCGGAGCCGACGGACTCCGGGATGCGATGCCGGGCGGCGTGCTTCTCGAAGGGGTGGTGCCGGCGGTCTCGCGGCACCAGCGCTACTCGGTGGCCCACCTCTACGGCTCCGGGGCCCGCGATCCAAAGAACCTCACGGAAGTCGAAAAGCTTTACTACGGGTTGTACTTCCTCGCCCTCCACGAGTCGGGGCGTGAGGGAGCGCTGGAGATCGAGTCGATGCGCGGCAAGCGCGAGCTCGTGGTGCTCACCCGAGCCGGCGGTCCGGTGAACGGGTTCGCGCAGGAC
This window encodes:
- a CDS encoding PD-(D/E)XK nuclease family protein; translation: MKVLSAVPGPTSVGPIIRQFCGRGEGVVTAFSDSALPVCKRFVQEDDAVEVLALGEVVSRFLRMCGESAQPLSQAGQVEAAIARACLELPAESPFSRTARYPGLHKALNRTLKELHEWEIDRDEMLDLASVATPRLSAKLQSLAEIDKEVDSVMLALGRQSHSAQLRACFDSLPERDGSFDRLLILAGSEESPLRLRWIQWAVDQGTDITLIVERHAADAPIFAGSRRTLEALGFPGIPTGDGNALTRNLFAPDLTGGPGVDVAIVSAADPLAEAEWALRGCMEEERPDQAGIYVRNLETYAPLIEAAAKRLGIPVRIARRAPLLTNSFARLTLAALEFCASNDVRTLGPILQSSYLGLTGEGQARLASGLRECHSMRSMQWETLRTWADIHEEEFPWVGALLEWRQKASGSLLLREWKALVTELICADERFPWSTRIMGRDRMMAERDRRARHQLERLLANFVTVDAIVDERSMTLSEVTAICRRVWKDADVSIPPSSEVGVCVADDPYALTDVETLRVMGMLEGVFPRRRSEEPVLTDYDREEISNLRPGHPPLLNSHDKAEAERDAFYRVCTAARRQLVFSYPLADDSRDNIPAFYLTEVERAAGGHEKVTRKDWARTLLAPLGDECVTENDRILRQSLDAPRESPSAVELISQAARDALRPELGHRFAPGELRDALQCPFQYALRHRLHLRVRRRGARWQSLRKLPQASGLVGKESREHAEHALIEALQAELDSLYSEVPDWEMQLLRAGGRRLIREWLRREFRSREMWPKEIGSIRGNVAFGADGLRDAMPGGVLLEGVVPAVSRHQRYSVAHLYGSGARDPKNLTEVEKLYYGLYFLALHESGREGALEIESMRGKRELVVLTRAGGPVNGFAQDGLSVVDLATADDPALSKKIFFDDVKRALKRAVERIYDSRVDAMKGDHCDWCDYGELCRRSRAFGEEDSPFGTDVVFEDV